In a genomic window of Streptomyces katrae:
- a CDS encoding PP2C family protein-serine/threonine phosphatase, with amino-acid sequence MLGRLTAQAREGAQLHHARVELAEALQREMLPASLPVLPGLRTAARYAPAQHGLDIGGDWYDGFRLPEGALAFSIGDVQGHDVAAAAFMGQVRVCLRAVSAVVADPGEVLGRANDVLLSMDCELFATCSLLRFDPHTGEIQGARAGHVPAVWATVDGRHGIAEDAGGPPLGLVPGAGYGVTRRRLTAAGSIVLLTDGVVEGPSFPIEAGLERVSRIVREGAGGDPGELAAEVMKVADSTGHADDAAVLVISHDGPATPRTDGPRAAEGWLTGG; translated from the coding sequence ATGCTGGGGCGGCTCACCGCCCAGGCGCGGGAGGGCGCCCAGCTGCACCACGCCCGGGTCGAGCTGGCCGAAGCCCTCCAGCGCGAGATGCTGCCGGCCTCCCTCCCCGTCCTGCCGGGGCTGCGGACCGCGGCCCGCTACGCGCCCGCCCAGCACGGCCTGGACATCGGCGGCGACTGGTACGACGGCTTCCGGCTGCCCGAGGGCGCCCTCGCCTTCTCCATCGGCGACGTCCAGGGACACGACGTCGCGGCCGCCGCCTTCATGGGCCAGGTCCGGGTCTGCCTGCGCGCCGTGTCGGCCGTGGTGGCGGACCCGGGGGAGGTGCTGGGCCGGGCCAACGACGTCCTGCTGTCCATGGACTGCGAACTGTTCGCCACGTGCAGCCTGCTGCGCTTCGACCCGCACACCGGCGAAATCCAGGGGGCCCGGGCCGGGCACGTCCCCGCGGTCTGGGCCACCGTCGACGGCCGCCACGGCATCGCCGAGGACGCCGGAGGACCCCCGCTGGGCCTGGTCCCGGGCGCGGGATACGGGGTCACCCGGCGCAGGCTGACGGCGGCGGGGTCCATCGTCCTGCTGACCGACGGCGTGGTGGAGGGGCCGTCGTTCCCGATAGAGGCGGGGCTGGAGCGGGTGTCGCGGATCGTCCGGGAGGGCGCAGGCGGCGATCCCGGCGAGCTGGCGGCCGAGGTGATGAAGGTGGCCGACTCCACCGGCCACGCCGACGACGCGGCGGTCCTCGTCATCAGCCACGACGGCCCGGCGACCCCCCGGACGGACGGGCCGCGGGCGGCTGAGGGGTGGCTCACGGGCGGCTGA
- a CDS encoding serine hydrolase domain-containing protein, giving the protein MEAVDQALRNTLAAGAPGALARITEGGRVVSATEGVRDKVTGAAMDTRARFRIGSVTKTFSTVVLLQLVNEKKIELDAPVNRYLPGLLPDDRITVRHLLSHRSGLADYTNAMFDKTVPGFEAVRNKVFTYRGLVDLSLAEPRTAEPGASYQYSNTNFVVVGMLIEKATGHAVAQEYERRIIKPLKLRDTSYVHPDTRIAGLHTHGYLTPDEAGSPLVDSTEQTVSWAQSAGAMISSPADLSTFMSALAGGKLVAPKLLDQMLTMTPADATNTRFYGLGLRRYDLSCGTSVYGHTGTVQGFYTYAFTTRDGKRSMTAMANTSNRGVANTALGATLEGAFCGKKPAAAAKARGFASAPADVDLPERHAR; this is encoded by the coding sequence ATGGAGGCCGTCGACCAGGCGCTGCGCAACACCCTCGCCGCCGGGGCCCCGGGCGCGCTGGCCCGGATCACCGAGGGCGGCCGCGTCGTGAGCGCGACGGAGGGCGTGCGCGACAAGGTCACGGGCGCGGCCATGGACACCCGGGCCCGGTTCCGGATCGGCAGCGTCACCAAGACCTTCTCGACCGTCGTGCTGCTCCAGCTGGTGAACGAGAAGAAGATCGAGCTGGACGCCCCGGTCAACCGCTACCTGCCGGGGCTGCTGCCCGACGACCGGATCACGGTGCGCCACCTGCTGAGCCACCGCAGCGGTCTGGCGGACTACACGAACGCCATGTTCGACAAGACCGTGCCCGGCTTCGAGGCCGTCCGCAACAAGGTGTTCACCTACCGGGGACTGGTGGACCTCTCGCTGGCCGAGCCCAGGACGGCGGAGCCGGGGGCCTCGTACCAGTACTCGAACACCAACTTCGTGGTCGTCGGCATGCTCATCGAGAAGGCCACCGGGCATGCGGTGGCCCAGGAGTACGAGCGCCGCATCATCAAGCCGCTGAAGCTGCGCGACACCTCGTACGTGCACCCCGACACGCGGATCGCGGGGCTGCACACCCACGGCTACCTCACTCCGGACGAGGCAGGCTCCCCGCTGGTCGACTCCACCGAGCAGACCGTGTCCTGGGCCCAGTCGGCGGGCGCGATGATCTCCAGCCCGGCGGACCTCAGCACGTTCATGTCCGCGCTGGCGGGCGGGAAGCTGGTGGCGCCGAAGCTGCTGGACCAGATGCTGACGATGACCCCGGCCGACGCGACGAACACCCGTTTCTACGGGCTGGGCCTGCGCCGCTACGACCTGTCCTGCGGCACCTCGGTGTACGGGCACACGGGCACCGTCCAGGGCTTCTACACCTACGCGTTCACCACCCGCGACGGCAAGCGCAGCATGACGGCGATGGCGAACACCTCGAACCGGGGCGTCGCGAACACGGCCCTCGGCGCGACCCTGGAAGGCGCGTTCTGCGGCAAGAAGCCCGCCGCCGCCGCGAAGGCCCGCGGTTTCGCCTCGGCCCCGGCCGACGTGGACCTGCCGGAGCGCCACGCCCGCTGA
- a CDS encoding phosphatase PAP2 family protein — protein MDGPAPDGRPPAGLRGLTPAARTALAASAAFALLTLWVILAAARPLPFDTGPHAWSLAHRPPAALDVARAVTATGTGVWPYALVVLAGLYAGRAVRDRLATVAGLALCLALGQGVRRALMSLVARPRPPAADWATHAANWSFPSGHATTGALTAGLLLVALALRGSPGPARTAAAALIVLWGAAVGLSRVYLGVHWPSDVLGGWLLATAWLALAALVRRSYRRGPAART, from the coding sequence ATGGACGGCCCCGCCCCCGACGGACGGCCCCCGGCCGGCCTGCGGGGCCTCACCCCGGCCGCCCGGACGGCCCTCGCCGCCTCGGCCGCCTTCGCGCTGCTCACGCTGTGGGTGATCCTGGCGGCGGCCCGGCCGCTGCCCTTCGACACCGGCCCGCACGCCTGGTCCCTGGCACACCGCCCGCCCGCCGCCCTGGACGTGGCCCGGGCCGTCACGGCGACCGGTACCGGGGTCTGGCCGTACGCCCTGGTCGTCCTCGCGGGCCTCTACGCCGGCCGCGCCGTCCGGGACCGGCTCGCCACCGTGGCCGGGCTCGCGCTGTGCCTGGCCCTCGGGCAGGGGGTGCGGCGCGCGCTGATGTCGCTCGTCGCCCGGCCGAGGCCTCCGGCCGCCGACTGGGCCACCCATGCCGCGAACTGGTCCTTCCCGTCCGGCCACGCCACGACCGGCGCCCTGACCGCGGGACTCCTGCTCGTGGCGCTGGCCCTGCGCGGCTCGCCGGGCCCGGCCAGGACCGCCGCCGCCGCGCTGATCGTCCTCTGGGGGGCGGCGGTGGGCCTGAGCCGGGTCTACCTCGGCGTGCACTGGCCCTCCGACGTGCTCGGCGGCTGGCTCCTCGCCACCGCCTGGCTGGCCCTCGCCGCCCTCGTCCGCCGGTCCTACCGCAGGGGGCCCGCCGCCAGGACATAG
- a CDS encoding GNAT family N-acetyltransferase, with product MPELIAPSPHLHSSWLDARAEWGADPHMDGAGLGSDDDVETAEGFAAWTERLRRQADRTTAVEQGRVHATYWWIAEGDTYLGAIDLRHYLNAFLLDAGGHIGYSVRPSARRRGLAGWALGQVLYEARLMGMDRVLLTCDPGNEPSERTIEGSGGVLEDIRETLIGPKRRYWITL from the coding sequence ATGCCCGAACTGATCGCCCCCTCTCCCCACCTGCACTCCTCCTGGCTCGACGCGCGGGCGGAATGGGGCGCCGACCCCCACATGGACGGCGCCGGACTGGGCTCCGACGACGACGTGGAGACCGCCGAGGGGTTCGCCGCCTGGACCGAGCGCCTGCGCCGCCAGGCGGACCGCACGACGGCGGTCGAACAGGGCCGCGTCCACGCCACCTACTGGTGGATCGCCGAAGGCGACACCTACCTGGGCGCCATCGACCTGCGCCACTACCTCAACGCCTTCCTCCTCGACGCCGGCGGCCACATCGGCTACAGCGTCCGCCCGTCGGCGCGCCGGCGCGGCCTGGCCGGCTGGGCGCTGGGCCAGGTCCTCTACGAGGCCCGGCTGATGGGCATGGACCGGGTCCTGCTGACCTGCGACCCCGGCAACGAGCCCTCGGAGCGCACCATCGAGGGCTCCGGCGGCGTCCTGGAGGACATACGCGAGACCCTGATCGGCCCCAAGCGCCGCTACTGGATCACCCTCTGA
- a CDS encoding alpha/beta hydrolase — protein MPHPIRRPVRTAVVAAAALLAVPVLAACDGGAKAPAAMKPSASASAPAPTAPAALPAALTGQRPGWAPCPAPSAAQGGGKAPGGDWECATMKAPLDYAKPDGETLDVALIRKKATDAGKRLGSLVYNFGGPGASGVKTLPHAADHYEKLGAVYDLVSFDPRGVGNTAPVVCLDDKALDAGPAPSGDDPLAPVRTYTEACRRNSAKLLPHVGTADTARDMDLMRQVLGDAKLNYFGISYGTQLGGVYAHLFPKNVGRTVFDAVVDPTSDELQASLGQARGFQQALEHAMEFCREKYAAKCPTGAGTDEGNRRIGELLKKLETEPAPTKSGRKLTSDLALTGIAASLYDKRTWDYLVQSLAELQQRGTGNNLLAIADAYSGRGADGHYDNTDAAHTAIGCADTSRRYTVPEMRAQEPAFRSASPVFGPSMAKGLLVCTDWPVRGTSDKPQVAAEGAAPILVIGNTGDPATPVEGAKRMADALGRGVGVSLTVKGEGHGVYGKDACATKAVDAFLVDGTAPADGTVCS, from the coding sequence ATGCCCCACCCCATACGCCGCCCCGTACGGACGGCCGTCGTGGCCGCCGCCGCGCTGCTGGCGGTCCCCGTCCTGGCGGCCTGCGACGGCGGCGCCAAGGCCCCGGCGGCGATGAAGCCCTCGGCCTCCGCCAGCGCCCCCGCCCCCACCGCGCCGGCGGCGCTGCCCGCCGCCCTGACCGGGCAGCGGCCGGGCTGGGCCCCGTGCCCGGCGCCCTCGGCGGCGCAGGGCGGCGGCAAGGCCCCGGGCGGGGACTGGGAGTGCGCGACGATGAAGGCGCCCCTGGACTACGCCAAGCCCGACGGCGAGACCCTGGACGTGGCGCTGATCCGCAAGAAGGCCACCGACGCGGGCAAGCGTCTTGGCTCGCTGGTCTACAACTTCGGCGGCCCCGGCGCCTCCGGCGTCAAGACCCTCCCGCACGCGGCGGACCACTACGAGAAGCTGGGCGCCGTCTACGACCTGGTGAGCTTCGACCCGCGCGGCGTGGGCAACACCGCCCCCGTCGTCTGTCTGGACGACAAGGCCCTGGACGCGGGGCCCGCGCCCTCCGGCGACGACCCCCTCGCCCCCGTCCGCACGTACACCGAGGCCTGCCGGCGCAACTCGGCGAAGCTCCTCCCCCACGTCGGCACGGCCGACACCGCACGGGACATGGACCTGATGCGGCAGGTGCTCGGCGACGCGAAGCTGAACTACTTCGGCATCTCCTACGGCACCCAGCTGGGCGGCGTCTACGCCCACCTGTTCCCGAAGAACGTCGGCCGCACCGTGTTCGACGCCGTGGTCGACCCCACCTCCGACGAGCTCCAGGCGAGCCTCGGCCAGGCCAGGGGGTTCCAGCAGGCGCTGGAGCACGCCATGGAGTTCTGCCGCGAGAAGTACGCCGCCAAGTGCCCCACGGGCGCCGGCACCGACGAGGGCAACCGCCGGATCGGCGAGCTGCTGAAGAAGCTGGAGACGGAGCCCGCCCCCACCAAGAGCGGCCGCAAGCTCACCTCCGACCTCGCGCTCACCGGCATCGCCGCCAGCCTCTACGACAAGCGGACCTGGGACTACCTCGTCCAGAGCCTGGCCGAGCTGCAACAGCGCGGCACCGGGAACAACCTGCTCGCCATCGCCGACGCCTACAGCGGGCGCGGCGCGGACGGCCACTACGACAACACCGACGCCGCGCACACCGCGATCGGCTGCGCCGACACCAGCCGCCGCTACACGGTGCCGGAGATGCGGGCCCAGGAGCCCGCCTTCCGCTCGGCCTCCCCGGTCTTCGGGCCGTCCATGGCCAAGGGCCTGCTCGTCTGCACCGACTGGCCGGTGCGCGGCACGTCCGACAAGCCGCAGGTGGCCGCCGAGGGCGCGGCCCCGATCCTCGTCATCGGCAACACCGGCGACCCGGCCACCCCGGTCGAGGGCGCGAAGCGGATGGCCGACGCGCTCGGCCGGGGCGTCGGCGTCAGCCTGACGGTGAAGGGCGAGGGGCACGGGGTCTACGGCAAGGACGCCTGCGCGACCAAGGCGGTCGACGCGTTCCTCGTCGACGGCACCGCTCCGGCGGACGGGACCGTCTGCTCCTGA
- a CDS encoding 3-hydroxybutyrate dehydrogenase, protein MGPGPAGRVALVTGGGSGIGRACAVALADAGAFVHVVDVDADAAKAVAAAVGGTAHTADLADPAAIDGLPPAVDILVNSAGLQHVAAIEEFPPERFELIQRVMVHAPFLLLRRVLPHMYGRGWGRVVNISSVHGLRASAFKSAYVAAKHGLEGLSKVTALEGAPHGVTSNCVSPGYVRTPLVERQIAAQAEAHGIPAERIVEEVLLRGSAIKRLIEPEEVAAVAVWLCGPHTAHVTGASLPMDGGWTAA, encoded by the coding sequence ATGGGGCCCGGCCCCGCGGGCCGGGTGGCCCTGGTGACCGGCGGCGGCAGCGGCATCGGGCGCGCCTGCGCCGTGGCCCTGGCCGACGCCGGGGCGTTCGTGCACGTCGTGGACGTGGACGCAGACGCGGCGAAGGCCGTGGCCGCGGCCGTCGGCGGGACGGCCCACACGGCCGACCTCGCCGACCCCGCCGCCATCGACGGCCTCCCGCCCGCCGTGGACATCCTGGTCAACAGCGCGGGGCTGCAACACGTCGCCGCCATCGAGGAGTTCCCGCCCGAGCGGTTCGAGCTGATCCAGCGGGTGATGGTGCACGCCCCGTTCCTGCTGCTGCGCCGGGTGCTGCCGCACATGTACGGGCGCGGCTGGGGCCGGGTGGTCAACATCTCCAGCGTGCACGGACTGCGGGCCAGCGCCTTCAAGTCCGCCTACGTGGCGGCCAAGCACGGGCTGGAGGGCCTGAGCAAGGTCACCGCCCTGGAAGGCGCCCCGCACGGGGTGACGAGCAACTGCGTCAGCCCCGGCTACGTCCGCACCCCGCTGGTGGAGCGGCAGATCGCCGCCCAGGCCGAGGCGCACGGCATCCCCGCCGAACGGATCGTCGAGGAGGTGCTGTTGCGCGGCTCGGCCATCAAGCGGCTGATCGAGCCCGAGGAGGTGGCGGCGGTCGCCGTGTGGCTGTGCGGCCCGCACACCGCGCACGTCACCGGTGCCTCGCTGCCGATGGACGGCGGCTGGACCGCCGCCTGA
- a CDS encoding DUF1876 domain-containing protein has product MTHAEEWRVDLYLVEEDGTTRARAVLDNGRTTITGSGRARCNPQDVDVPAIGDELAASRAMRDLSARLMRAADRDLAAVGAVPDPPRTGYGWPDDARPAK; this is encoded by the coding sequence ATGACACACGCCGAGGAGTGGAGGGTGGACCTCTACCTCGTGGAGGAGGACGGCACCACCAGGGCCCGGGCCGTGCTGGACAACGGCAGGACCACGATCACGGGCAGCGGCCGGGCCCGGTGCAATCCGCAGGACGTGGACGTGCCCGCGATCGGCGACGAGCTGGCCGCGAGCCGGGCGATGCGCGACCTGTCCGCCCGGCTGATGCGTGCCGCCGACCGCGACCTGGCGGCGGTGGGGGCCGTGCCCGACCCGCCGCGCACCGGGTACGGCTGGCCGGACGACGCCCGCCCGGCGAAGTAG
- the hypE gene encoding hydrogenase expression/formation protein HypE produces the protein MPETALDITAWTCPAPLRDRPRVVMGHGGGGALSAELVQHLFAPAFGGEALARLGDCAALRVGGLRLAFSTDSYVVRPLFFPGGSIGGLAVNGTVNDLAMGGAQAAYLSCGFILEEGVEMATVARVAEDMGAAARAAGVEVATGDTKVVEMGHGDGVYVNTAGIGLIPDGVDLRPQRVVPGDVVIVSGEIGLHGVAIMSVREGLEFGVDIESDCAALGGLVRAMLAVTPDLHVLRDPTRGGLAAALNEIAAASGTGVVLHEGRVPVPEAVANACAILGLDPLYVANEGKLVAFVPREHAEAVLDAMRAHPLGRHAAVIGEAVEAHPGLVVARTGLGGTRVVDLPLGEQLPRIC, from the coding sequence TTGCCTGAGACCGCACTCGACATCACGGCCTGGACCTGCCCGGCCCCCCTGCGCGACCGGCCCCGCGTGGTGATGGGCCACGGCGGCGGCGGAGCCCTGTCGGCGGAGCTGGTCCAGCACCTGTTCGCCCCCGCCTTCGGCGGCGAGGCCCTGGCCCGGCTCGGCGACTGCGCGGCGCTGCGCGTGGGCGGGCTCCGCCTGGCCTTCTCCACCGACTCGTACGTGGTGCGCCCGCTGTTCTTCCCGGGCGGGAGCATCGGCGGCCTCGCCGTCAACGGCACCGTCAACGACCTCGCCATGGGCGGTGCCCAGGCCGCCTACCTCTCCTGCGGGTTCATCCTCGAAGAAGGCGTGGAGATGGCCACCGTCGCCCGGGTCGCCGAGGACATGGGCGCCGCCGCGCGGGCCGCCGGCGTGGAGGTGGCCACCGGCGACACCAAGGTCGTCGAGATGGGCCACGGGGACGGCGTCTACGTCAACACCGCCGGGATCGGACTGATCCCGGACGGGGTCGACCTGCGCCCGCAGCGCGTCGTACCGGGCGACGTGGTGATCGTCAGCGGTGAGATCGGCCTGCACGGGGTCGCGATCATGAGCGTCCGGGAGGGGCTGGAGTTCGGCGTCGACATCGAGAGCGACTGCGCGGCCCTGGGCGGTCTCGTCCGCGCGATGCTCGCCGTCACCCCCGACCTGCACGTCCTGCGCGACCCCACCCGCGGCGGGCTCGCCGCCGCCCTGAACGAGATCGCGGCCGCCTCCGGCACCGGCGTCGTGCTGCACGAGGGACGCGTCCCGGTCCCGGAGGCCGTGGCGAACGCCTGCGCCATCCTCGGGCTCGACCCGCTCTACGTCGCCAACGAGGGCAAGCTGGTCGCCTTCGTCCCCCGTGAGCACGCCGAAGCCGTCCTCGACGCCATGCGCGCCCACCCGCTGGGCCGGCACGCGGCGGTGATCGGCGAGGCCGTCGAGGCCCACCCGGGCCTGGTCGTGGCGCGCACCGGCCTCGGCGGCACCCGTGTGGTGGACCTGCCGCTGGGGGAGCAGCTGCCCCGCATCTGCTGA
- the hypD gene encoding hydrogenase formation protein HypD: MKYIEEFQDPALARRLLDDIRATVTRPWALMEVCGGQTHTIIRHGIDQLLPDEVELIHGPGCPVCVTPLEVIDKALEIASRPGVIFCSFGDMLRVPGTGRDLFQVRGEGGDVRVVYSPLDALKTARQNPDREVVFFGIGFETTAPPNAMAVYQARKLGITNFSLLVSHVRVPPAIEAIMRSPSCRVQGFLAAGHVCSVMGTAEYPELADRHRVPIVVTGFEPLDILEGVRRAVRQLERGEHTVENAYPRAVRPEGNPAALAMLADVFEVTDRAWRGIGTIPDSGWRLSERFREYDAEHRFRVTGITTREPAACRSGEVLQGLIKPHECEAFGTLCTPRSPLGATMVSSEGACAAYYLYRRLDLGPGPARPATTPDRPTVPTAPLEASPVA, encoded by the coding sequence GTGAAGTACATCGAGGAATTCCAGGACCCCGCCCTGGCCCGCAGGCTGCTCGACGACATCCGTGCCACGGTCACCCGCCCCTGGGCGCTGATGGAGGTCTGCGGCGGGCAGACCCACACCATCATCCGGCACGGCATCGACCAGCTCCTGCCCGACGAGGTCGAGCTGATCCACGGACCCGGCTGCCCGGTGTGCGTCACCCCGCTCGAGGTCATCGACAAGGCCCTGGAGATCGCCTCCCGCCCCGGGGTGATCTTCTGCTCCTTCGGGGACATGCTCCGCGTCCCCGGAACCGGCCGCGACCTCTTCCAGGTCCGCGGCGAGGGCGGCGACGTACGCGTGGTGTACTCGCCCCTCGACGCCCTCAAGACCGCCCGGCAGAACCCCGACCGCGAGGTCGTCTTCTTCGGCATCGGCTTCGAGACCACGGCCCCGCCCAACGCCATGGCGGTGTACCAGGCCAGGAAACTCGGCATCACCAACTTCAGCCTGCTCGTCTCGCACGTCCGGGTCCCCCCGGCCATCGAGGCGATCATGCGCTCGCCCAGCTGCCGGGTCCAGGGCTTCCTCGCCGCCGGACACGTGTGCAGCGTCATGGGCACCGCCGAGTACCCGGAGCTGGCGGACCGCCACCGCGTCCCGATCGTCGTCACCGGCTTCGAACCCCTGGACATCCTCGAAGGCGTACGACGCGCCGTACGGCAGCTGGAACGCGGCGAGCACACCGTCGAGAACGCCTACCCGCGCGCCGTCCGCCCCGAGGGCAACCCGGCCGCCCTCGCCATGCTCGCGGACGTCTTCGAGGTCACCGACCGCGCCTGGCGCGGCATCGGGACCATCCCGGACAGCGGCTGGCGGCTGTCCGAACGGTTCCGCGAGTACGACGCCGAACACCGCTTCCGCGTCACCGGCATCACCACCCGCGAGCCGGCCGCCTGCCGCAGCGGCGAGGTGCTCCAGGGGCTGATCAAACCGCACGAGTGCGAGGCCTTCGGCACCCTGTGCACCCCGCGCAGCCCGCTCGGCGCCACCATGGTCTCCAGCGAGGGCGCCTGCGCCGCCTACTACCTCTACCGGCGGCTCGACCTGGGGCCCGGCCCCGCCCGGCCCGCCACCACCCCGGACCGGCCCACCGTCCCGACCGCCCCGCTGGAGGCGAGCCCCGTTGCCTGA
- a CDS encoding HypC/HybG/HupF family hydrogenase formation chaperone has translation MCLAVPGRVLEIGERDGTRMATVDFGGVQKEVCLEYLPDLRVGEYAIVHVGFALQRLDEESARKTLGLFAELGMLQEEFGDPWEQAARFGDEEGPFGEDDGEGRPAEAAATRKEVGQ, from the coding sequence ATGTGCCTGGCGGTACCCGGCAGAGTGCTTGAGATCGGGGAGAGGGACGGCACCCGCATGGCCACCGTCGACTTCGGCGGCGTACAGAAGGAGGTGTGCCTGGAGTACCTTCCGGACCTCCGGGTGGGGGAGTACGCCATCGTGCACGTGGGCTTCGCCCTCCAGCGGCTCGACGAGGAGTCGGCCCGCAAGACCCTCGGCCTGTTCGCCGAACTCGGCATGCTCCAGGAGGAGTTCGGTGACCCGTGGGAGCAGGCGGCCCGGTTCGGCGACGAGGAGGGCCCCTTCGGGGAGGACGACGGCGAAGGCCGCCCGGCCGAGGCGGCGGCGACGCGGAAGGAAGTGGGGCAGTGA